A stretch of the Lactuca sativa cultivar Salinas chromosome 9, Lsat_Salinas_v11, whole genome shotgun sequence genome encodes the following:
- the LOC111885159 gene encoding uncharacterized protein LOC111885159 produces MSQISSGGSSGSGSGAYPLNPAMHPIKTSKDIKRKGKLVSDHQAPIEKAKTNTTKSEKEFVIRDELFDTEWYIDSGCSRHMTGRKEELKNGGRVKFGNKSLGDIKGYGIITNGEFSIRKVAYVEGLKVSFDNEGSEIIQKKNKAILIKSECKGGMCFIFNFKEKRNKFDVKADESSKILEAYRKLPVSSFRPLTLEMQSIIDEVDKPKKGGHKGHKKVEKKQNAKEVEEPIQTEDTTTTSQLEVSQPISSALEVTVEIHVSVPNFTAFVENVSVPSQTATTSTPISITPCPLVSLGVSQPPPIFTDSTTTPATTVEPPISVNVSDAGAGASGLTTGHSTPPFPLFATMTQK; encoded by the exons ATGTCACAGATAAGTTCCGGCGGCTCTAGCGGGTCCGGAAGTGGTGCCTATCCCCTTAATCCTGCCATGCATCCTATCAAGACATCGAAGGatattaaaagaaaaggaaagctTGTTTCGGATCATCAAGCTCCAATCGAGAAGGCCAAAACTAACACAACGAAAAGTGAAAAAGAGTTT gtaatTCGTGACGAACTGTTTGACACTGAATGGTATATCGACAGTGGCTGTtctcgtcacatgacaggaagaaaggagGAACTGAAGAATGGTGGACGAGTGAAGTTTGGGAATAAATCACTTGGAGACATCAAAGGTTATGGGATCATAACAAATGGTGAATTCTCAATTCGTAAGGTTGCTTATGTCGAGG GATTAAAAGTCTCATTTGACAACGAAGGTTCTGAGATCATACAAAAGAAAAACAAAGCAATCCTTATAAAATCTGAATGCAAAGGTGGGAT gtgcttcatcttTAATTTTAAAGAAAAGAGGAACAAATTTGATGTGAAAGCTGACGAAT CAAGTAAAATCCTTGAAGCTTATAGGAAACTCCCTGTTTCAAGCTTTCGTCCTTTGACACTAGAGATGCAGTCAATAATTGATGAAGTCGATAAACCAAAGAAAGGAGGGCATAAGGGGCACAAGAAAGTGGAAAAGAAACAAAATGCTAAAGAGG TGGAGGAGCCTATTCAAACCGAAGACACTACAACAACTTCTCAACTAGAGGTTTCGCAACCTATTTCCAGTGCTCTTGAGGTAACTGTCGAGATTCATGTCTCAGTTCCAAATTTTACTGCTTTTGTTGAGAATGTTTCTGTTCCCTCTCAAACTGCCACCACTTCAACACCTATCTCTATCACTCCATGCCCACTTGTCTCCTTGGGTGTTTCGCAACctccacccattttcactgattcTACAACCACACCAGCAACAACTGTTGAGCCTCCTATTTctgtcaacgtatctgatgcGGGGGCGGGAGCTTCAGGTCTCACAACTGGTCATTCCACACCCCCATTTCCCCTATTCGCTACAATGACCCAGAAAtga